The Methylotenera sp. G11 genome includes a window with the following:
- a CDS encoding HD-GYP domain-containing protein, translating to MRDLLDKPLLDNEIRVEAEDVSLGMYVTALDIPWEQSRFIFKGFLIEEEKELNEIRKVCKFIIVDKDRSVNVTFKKKAAQPEKGKPVAQGDLLQQFLADEAKGSKPKPASVKAEEAVKPPEAPVKPTGTLASTLHEAAAPQQENKAAEPVPAAARPRLFRSIISPLVDMISGIPKIKENFNPNKIHQSRKHLNTSVKEDMRRMQLAKELRAQFEFSNSPISDKMTNYVTTASLAQEMPVAKATQNNFMDVAQTTLALDMNDSSLHESVNVAKEAVADVVDSITRNPEAMQLVNNIRKLDEHSYQHAIDVSLLMVALGREMCLYKQDLIEVGLGGMLHDVGEVKPKGVSKINSIKNITKFRVYKDDHVQNGINIAMKSNQSKIVREIIANHHEHFDGTGYPMGRKGGQIGLYGNMICIVDTYVSLINGRNCEVALPPNKALDFMYKQKGRLFHPQMLDQFIQVIGIYPVGTMVRLNTGDVGFVIKQNKTWRMKPVIMVVMNKYREKLETPIHIDLMNQPKNKKEIMIHSDLPMDAFGLKVEDYLTM from the coding sequence ATGCGTGATTTATTAGACAAACCTTTGCTAGATAATGAGATCCGGGTTGAGGCTGAAGATGTCAGTCTGGGTATGTACGTGACCGCACTCGATATTCCGTGGGAGCAGTCGCGGTTTATCTTTAAAGGTTTCCTGATCGAAGAAGAAAAAGAGCTCAATGAGATCAGGAAAGTATGCAAGTTCATTATCGTAGACAAAGACCGTTCGGTTAACGTCACATTCAAGAAAAAAGCAGCACAGCCTGAAAAGGGCAAGCCGGTTGCGCAGGGCGACCTGTTGCAGCAGTTCCTTGCCGATGAAGCTAAAGGCAGTAAACCAAAACCGGCTTCGGTCAAAGCGGAAGAAGCTGTCAAGCCGCCTGAAGCGCCGGTAAAACCCACAGGTACACTGGCTTCGACCTTGCACGAAGCTGCGGCCCCTCAGCAGGAAAACAAAGCGGCAGAGCCGGTGCCGGCTGCTGCCAGGCCCCGGCTGTTCAGGTCGATTATTTCCCCGCTTGTAGACATGATCAGCGGCATACCCAAGATTAAAGAAAACTTTAATCCCAATAAGATACATCAGTCCAGAAAACACCTGAATACTTCGGTCAAGGAAGATATGCGGCGCATGCAGTTAGCCAAAGAGCTGCGTGCGCAGTTTGAATTCAGCAACAGCCCGATCTCCGACAAGATGACCAATTACGTGACCACGGCATCCCTGGCGCAGGAAATGCCGGTTGCCAAGGCGACCCAGAATAATTTCATGGATGTTGCACAGACGACCCTGGCGCTGGATATGAATGATTCATCATTGCATGAATCCGTCAATGTTGCCAAAGAAGCGGTGGCCGATGTGGTTGATAGCATTACGCGCAACCCGGAAGCGATGCAGCTGGTGAATAACATCAGGAAGCTGGATGAGCATTCCTACCAGCATGCGATCGATGTGTCGCTGCTGATGGTCGCCCTCGGGCGTGAGATGTGCCTCTACAAGCAGGACCTGATCGAAGTCGGGCTGGGCGGAATGCTGCACGATGTAGGGGAAGTCAAGCCTAAAGGCGTATCAAAGATCAATAGTATTAAAAACATCACTAAATTCAGGGTGTACAAGGATGATCATGTGCAGAATGGCATCAATATCGCCATGAAATCCAACCAGAGTAAGATCGTCAGGGAGATTATCGCCAATCACCATGAGCATTTTGATGGCACCGGCTACCCCATGGGCAGGAAAGGCGGCCAGATAGGGCTTTACGGAAACATGATCTGCATTGTCGATACCTATGTATCCCTGATCAATGGCCGCAACTGTGAAGTTGCGCTGCCGCCGAACAAGGCGCTGGATTTTATGTACAAGCAGAAAGGCCGCCTGTTCCACCCGCAGATGCTGGATCAGTTCATCCAGGTGATCGGCATCTATCCGGTTGGCACCATGGTCAGGTTAAATACCGGTGACGTAGGGTTTGTGATCAAGCAGAATAAGACCTGGCGCATGAAACCCGTGATCATGGTAGTGATGAACAAATACAGGGAAAAACTGGAGACTCCCATTCATATCGACCTGATGAACCAGCCCAAGAACAAAAAAGAGATCATGATTCATTCTGACTTGCCGATGGATGCATTCGGGCTGAAAGTGGAAGACTACCTGACAATGTAA
- a CDS encoding diguanylate cyclase, whose amino-acid sequence MGAQLNLNDLHAKLSLPIRFAVAVIIFLIALTLRIWAWQPESGLAFITFYPAVFLCFYLCGSQPGALVTILSAVSAFYTFSPPYWSFNVTNENISAAAFFLVSAWVMGYVLTRGHYWHNQLISKEHDRLEEIGKELQTTNELLMLAERSVSAGAWRWYIDTDRMVWSEQLYKLFCLNPDVDKPTFETWRKIVHPDDLKGAENLIKEASRNLNAFVTFYRVILPTGHIRWIDSYGGPIYDKQGKLVEFSGICINSTSLHLAEQQIQESEQRFRNMFTNLTVGYQALDINGCWLDANHKMAHILGFATPEEMIGQRFTDSWSDVAEGFATFYQHFKDHNFVEGEFMLKRRDQQPITVIISGRIQRNKEGKFICAHSVIIDITERQKMEQKIIDMNAELELKIAARTAELSKANEDLRHLSRHDALTGMHNRLSANERLRSEFISMKRSQNNYAILMLDIDFFKEVNDIHGHAIGDSVLQQLAQILKTTLRESDFAARYGGEEFLLLLPNTELFEARLVAEKIRHTIEATPHPVAGKITVSIGVAIATPEEVDEYIAVKESDDYLYAAKKSGRNCIMAATHH is encoded by the coding sequence ATGGGAGCGCAACTTAATCTTAATGATTTGCATGCAAAGCTATCGTTGCCGATACGATTCGCTGTTGCAGTCATTATTTTTTTAATTGCACTCACGCTGCGCATCTGGGCATGGCAGCCTGAATCCGGGCTGGCTTTCATCACGTTTTATCCGGCGGTATTCTTGTGTTTTTATCTTTGCGGGTCCCAGCCTGGGGCTCTCGTTACGATTCTTTCTGCTGTTTCCGCCTTCTATACTTTCTCGCCGCCCTACTGGTCATTCAACGTCACCAACGAAAACATCAGCGCAGCTGCGTTCTTCCTGGTATCTGCCTGGGTAATGGGCTACGTACTCACCAGAGGGCATTACTGGCACAACCAGCTTATCAGTAAAGAACACGACAGGCTTGAAGAAATCGGCAAAGAACTGCAGACAACCAATGAACTGCTGATGCTGGCTGAACGCTCAGTCAGCGCCGGCGCATGGCGCTGGTATATCGACACGGACAGGATGGTCTGGTCCGAACAACTATATAAACTCTTCTGCCTGAATCCCGACGTTGACAAGCCAACCTTTGAGACCTGGCGCAAGATCGTGCATCCGGACGATCTTAAAGGTGCAGAAAACCTGATAAAAGAGGCTAGCCGCAACCTGAACGCTTTCGTGACATTTTACCGTGTCATCCTGCCTACCGGCCATATCCGCTGGATTGACAGCTATGGAGGCCCGATCTATGACAAGCAAGGCAAGCTGGTTGAATTTTCCGGTATCTGCATCAACTCAACGAGCCTGCATCTGGCGGAGCAGCAGATACAGGAAAGCGAGCAACGGTTCCGCAACATGTTCACCAACCTTACGGTCGGATACCAGGCACTTGATATCAACGGCTGCTGGCTGGATGCGAACCATAAAATGGCGCACATACTGGGCTTTGCAACACCGGAGGAAATGATAGGCCAACGCTTTACCGACAGCTGGTCTGATGTGGCCGAAGGATTCGCCACCTTCTACCAGCACTTTAAAGACCACAATTTTGTGGAAGGCGAATTCATGCTGAAACGCCGTGATCAGCAGCCGATTACGGTCATCATTTCAGGTCGCATCCAGCGCAACAAGGAAGGCAAGTTCATTTGTGCCCATAGTGTGATTATCGACATCACTGAACGCCAGAAGATGGAACAGAAAATTATCGATATGAATGCCGAACTGGAATTAAAAATAGCGGCACGCACCGCGGAACTCTCGAAAGCCAATGAAGACCTGCGGCACCTGTCAAGGCATGATGCCCTGACCGGAATGCATAACCGCTTATCCGCTAACGAAAGATTACGCTCGGAATTCATCAGCATGAAACGTTCCCAGAATAATTATGCAATCCTGATGCTGGATATTGACTTCTTCAAGGAGGTTAACGACATCCACGGACATGCCATTGGCGATAGCGTTTTGCAGCAGCTGGCGCAGATATTGAAGACCACGCTGCGAGAGAGTGACTTTGCCGCCCGTTATGGCGGGGAAGAATTCCTGCTGCTGCTGCCGAACACCGAACTGTTCGAAGCGAGGTTAGTGGCCGAAAAGATTCGCCACACCATAGAAGCCACACCGCACCCCGTTGCCGGGAAAATAACGGTGAGCATCGGTGTCGCTATCGCGACCCCTGAAGAGGTGGACGAATATATCGCGGTAAAAGAATCTGATGATTATCTGTATGCCGCTAAAAAGTCCGGACGCAACTGCATCATGGCGGCAACGCATCACTGA
- a CDS encoding TonB-dependent receptor, which produces MKTILPKMQPKIIVAAIIAAYATPQQVLAENRAEAIELGAVEVVSTTPLPGVGVALDQVPANVQSVKAKDLAQQHTLELSDYINNNLGGVTITEGQSNPYMADVNFRGFTASPLAGAPQGLSVFQDGVRINEPFGDTVNWGLIPQSAISSINLMPGSNPVFGLNTLGGALSVNTKSGASNPGLSAEMSGGSWGRRGLNASYGGVDGNVDYFITGNHSKEDGWRDSSSSEVNQLFGKIGWQNETTDLDLSVTLAHNNLNGVQALPKSWLNKPEQAYTYPDTINNRMQMVNLKGSHFLSDDHLIAGNIYVRNSRINNFASNTNDCYNASLADQDVGAQCDQSLPESVDIASQGFNEKSSTSQLGYGLTAQYSFLGNVMNHKNQFTAGLSADLGRSSYKSDEQPTEFTADRGAVAAGAFERETDIRTRNQYYGLYATDIFSVTEKLHLTLSGRYNYVRVNIKDKMEADPNTGKYVSGDSDHITHSFNRFNPAVGLNYNVSPALGFYGGYNEGMRAPSPIELSCADPLTPCRLPTDFLADPVLKPVVSKTFEAGVRGLISPNMRWNATVFQTKLNDDIQFISSGNSFNLGYFDNVGKTQRQGLELGFGGDFDKFHMTANYQYLRATYQDSVVFHNENNTSAEALANDGNYTAKRGDYLPNIPKHSLKVRLAYDFTPKLNVGLNVISSAGVYARGDENNKDPNGKVAGYTIFNMDANWKFHENWTAFMKLINLADKDYSTMGILGTNAFNTADKSLNLDPSGWQAEQFQSPGAPRAGWVGVRYDFGKPKTAAVQDND; this is translated from the coding sequence ATGAAAACCATACTGCCAAAAATGCAACCCAAAATCATCGTAGCTGCAATCATTGCCGCCTACGCTACACCGCAGCAAGTATTGGCGGAAAACAGGGCTGAGGCGATAGAGCTGGGTGCGGTTGAAGTGGTATCAACCACGCCGTTGCCAGGTGTGGGCGTGGCGCTTGACCAGGTGCCGGCGAATGTTCAGTCGGTAAAAGCCAAGGACCTGGCGCAGCAGCACACTTTGGAATTGTCTGATTACATCAATAACAATCTCGGCGGGGTCACCATTACCGAAGGGCAGAGCAACCCTTATATGGCTGATGTGAATTTCCGCGGTTTTACCGCTTCTCCGCTTGCCGGTGCACCACAGGGACTTTCAGTGTTCCAGGATGGCGTGCGTATCAACGAGCCGTTTGGCGATACCGTAAACTGGGGTCTCATTCCCCAGAGCGCGATCTCCAGCATTAACCTGATGCCGGGTTCCAACCCTGTTTTTGGCCTTAATACCCTCGGTGGCGCCTTATCGGTGAACACTAAAAGCGGTGCCAGCAATCCCGGCCTGTCAGCGGAAATGTCCGGCGGGTCATGGGGGCGCCGTGGTTTGAATGCAAGCTACGGCGGCGTAGACGGGAATGTTGATTATTTCATCACCGGCAATCACTCCAAAGAAGACGGCTGGCGCGACTCATCATCCAGTGAAGTCAATCAGCTGTTCGGTAAAATCGGCTGGCAGAATGAAACAACCGATCTTGATCTCAGCGTGACACTGGCGCATAACAACCTGAATGGTGTGCAGGCATTGCCAAAAAGCTGGCTGAACAAGCCCGAGCAGGCTTACACGTATCCGGATACGATCAATAATCGCATGCAGATGGTTAATCTGAAAGGCAGCCATTTTCTCAGTGATGACCACCTGATTGCCGGCAATATTTATGTACGCAATAGCCGCATCAACAATTTTGCAAGTAACACCAATGATTGCTACAACGCCAGCCTTGCTGACCAGGATGTCGGTGCGCAGTGCGACCAGAGCCTGCCGGAGTCTGTCGATATTGCCAGTCAGGGTTTTAATGAAAAATCCAGCACCAGCCAGCTCGGTTATGGTTTGACAGCACAATATTCGTTCCTGGGCAATGTGATGAACCACAAAAACCAGTTCACTGCCGGTTTAAGCGCTGACTTGGGCAGAAGTAGCTATAAATCTGATGAGCAGCCTACAGAGTTCACTGCCGACCGTGGTGCGGTAGCTGCCGGTGCATTTGAGAGGGAAACGGATATTCGCACTAGGAATCAATATTACGGGTTATATGCCACGGATATTTTTTCTGTGACCGAAAAATTGCATTTGACCCTGTCTGGCCGCTATAACTACGTGCGGGTAAACATCAAAGACAAGATGGAGGCAGATCCTAACACCGGAAAATATGTTTCTGGAGATTCCGATCACATCACGCATTCGTTCAACCGTTTCAACCCTGCTGTAGGCCTGAATTACAACGTCAGTCCCGCGTTAGGCTTTTATGGCGGCTACAACGAAGGCATGCGTGCGCCATCCCCGATTGAGTTAAGCTGTGCAGACCCGCTTACCCCATGCCGGCTGCCGACGGATTTCCTGGCTGATCCCGTGCTTAAACCCGTGGTTTCCAAGACATTTGAAGCTGGTGTGCGAGGCTTGATCAGCCCCAATATGCGCTGGAACGCAACAGTGTTCCAGACGAAACTGAATGATGACATTCAATTCATCAGCAGCGGCAACAGTTTTAACCTGGGATATTTCGACAACGTAGGCAAGACGCAGCGGCAAGGCCTTGAGCTGGGCTTTGGCGGCGATTTCGATAAATTCCATATGACAGCCAACTACCAGTACCTGCGTGCCACTTATCAGGACAGTGTGGTGTTTCACAATGAAAACAACACGTCGGCAGAAGCCCTGGCAAATGACGGTAATTACACCGCAAAACGCGGGGATTATCTACCCAATATTCCTAAACACTCGCTCAAAGTACGTCTTGCCTATGATTTTACGCCCAAGCTGAATGTTGGCCTGAACGTGATATCGAGCGCGGGTGTATATGCGCGTGGCGACGAGAATAATAAAGACCCTAATGGCAAGGTTGCCGGTTACACCATTTTTAACATGGACGCCAACTGGAAGTTCCATGAGAACTGGACGGCATTCATGAAGCTCATCAACCTTGCGGATAAAGATTACTCTACCATGGGCATTCTCGGCACCAATGCCTTTAATACCGCAGATAAAAGCCTGAACCTGGACCCGAGCGGATGGCAGGCTGAACAGTTCCAGTCACCAGGGGCGCCGCGTGCAGGTTGGGTAGGTGTGCGCTATGATTTTGGCAAGCCTAAAACAGCAGCTGTCCAGGATAACGATTAA
- a CDS encoding nitrate reductase yields MKQTKSTCCYCGVGCGVIIHSENGVIVDVKGDPDHPANFGRLCTKGSTLHLTAKLDNRLLYPEMRTRREDKRARASWDESLDFVADKFAETIQQHGPDSVAFYISGQLLTEDYYVFNKLAKGLIGTNNVDSNSRLCMSSAVAGYKVTLGSDAPPACYEDIDHTNCLLIAGSNTAFAHPIIFRRIEDAKKANPDLKIIVVDPRRTDTAESADLHLAILPGTDVALFNGMLHVLLWEGMLDNAFIKTSTTGFEMLKDTVREYTPKMVADICGIKESDIVTAAKWFGQGPSLSMYCMGLNQSVYGTDKNAALINLHLATGQIGKPGAGPFSLTGQPNAMGGREVGGMANLMSGHRDLSNAGHRAEIARLWGVDSVPEAAGKTAVEMFDAVKAGEVKAIWIACTNPAHSMPDLNNVLEALGNAELVVVQDAFNNTSTGKYADVLLPASTWGEKEGSVTNSERRITRVNPAVATPAEARHDWAIMVDFARRLEQRLGKASTLFPYAETEEIFNEHRKTTRGRDLDITGLSYRLLNEQGPQQWPFKPGDAAGKARLYADGVFPTADGKARFVNTSYKATADKIDARHPLHLLTGRLRDQWHGMSRTGTAAQLFNHVEEPFIYMNPDDMSRRLIKDGDIVRVGNKRGSLVLPVKASNDIQVTQTYIPMHWGSEFMNGLGVNAMMPPLFDKISKQPELKHTAIKVEKLTLPWRMTVMRAIRDLSSLQKIRALLPRFQYATCGLFGRQQHGYAGMLIFKAANDESPDLSLIAEIDAILDMTDDMPLLNYQDDKRGISKRILVESTGDEGSVKKVTGIRLVGETIASDWLKEAMTSGEFTAEVRRWALAPLSAPPSGHSGRGKVVCSCLDVSENEIIDAVSRGADLITLQNKLKCGTQCGSCVPELKKLITVHGKA; encoded by the coding sequence TCTACCTGCTGTTACTGTGGCGTTGGCTGCGGCGTGATCATTCATTCTGAAAACGGCGTGATTGTCGATGTGAAGGGCGATCCTGACCATCCGGCCAATTTCGGCCGCCTGTGTACCAAAGGTTCTACGCTGCACCTGACTGCCAAACTTGATAACCGGCTGCTGTATCCTGAAATGCGCACCCGGCGTGAAGATAAAAGAGCGCGCGCCAGCTGGGATGAGTCACTGGATTTTGTCGCGGATAAGTTTGCAGAAACCATTCAGCAGCATGGCCCGGACAGCGTGGCTTTCTATATTTCAGGCCAGCTGCTGACCGAGGATTATTACGTTTTCAATAAACTGGCCAAAGGCCTGATCGGCACCAATAATGTAGATTCGAACTCACGCCTGTGCATGTCATCCGCAGTTGCCGGCTATAAGGTTACATTGGGGTCTGATGCGCCGCCAGCCTGCTATGAAGACATCGATCATACAAACTGCCTGCTGATCGCCGGGTCGAATACCGCTTTTGCCCACCCGATCATTTTCAGACGCATCGAGGACGCCAAAAAAGCGAATCCGGACCTGAAGATCATTGTAGTGGACCCACGGCGCACCGATACCGCAGAGTCTGCCGATCTGCACCTGGCAATCCTGCCCGGAACCGATGTTGCCCTGTTTAACGGCATGCTGCATGTGCTGCTGTGGGAGGGTATGCTGGATAATGCTTTTATCAAAACCAGCACAACCGGCTTTGAAATGTTGAAAGATACCGTTCGTGAATACACGCCGAAAATGGTCGCAGATATTTGCGGCATCAAAGAGTCGGATATCGTGACTGCCGCGAAATGGTTTGGCCAGGGTCCCAGCCTGTCAATGTACTGCATGGGTTTGAATCAGTCGGTCTACGGTACCGATAAGAATGCGGCGCTGATCAACCTGCATCTTGCGACCGGGCAAATCGGCAAGCCAGGGGCGGGGCCATTTTCACTGACAGGCCAGCCTAATGCCATGGGCGGGCGCGAAGTAGGCGGCATGGCTAACCTGATGTCAGGCCATCGTGACCTGTCAAATGCCGGGCATCGTGCAGAAATCGCCCGATTATGGGGTGTTGATAGCGTTCCTGAGGCCGCCGGCAAGACTGCCGTGGAAATGTTTGATGCGGTAAAAGCAGGTGAGGTCAAGGCGATCTGGATTGCCTGCACCAACCCCGCACACTCCATGCCCGACCTCAACAATGTACTTGAAGCGCTGGGTAATGCCGAACTGGTCGTCGTGCAGGATGCGTTTAACAACACCAGTACTGGCAAGTATGCCGACGTATTGCTGCCGGCCAGCACCTGGGGTGAAAAAGAAGGCTCGGTGACAAACTCCGAGCGCAGGATCACCCGCGTAAATCCTGCTGTCGCGACACCGGCAGAGGCACGCCACGATTGGGCGATCATGGTGGATTTTGCACGACGCCTGGAGCAGCGGCTGGGCAAGGCATCCACGCTGTTTCCTTATGCCGAAACAGAAGAGATTTTTAACGAACACCGCAAGACCACCCGTGGCCGTGACCTGGACATTACAGGCTTAAGCTACCGTCTGCTGAATGAACAAGGCCCCCAGCAGTGGCCGTTCAAGCCCGGTGATGCCGCCGGTAAAGCGCGTTTATATGCGGACGGGGTGTTTCCAACCGCAGACGGCAAAGCGCGATTCGTCAATACAAGTTATAAGGCAACGGCAGATAAAATCGACGCACGCCATCCGCTGCATCTGTTAACCGGGCGTTTGCGCGACCAGTGGCACGGCATGAGCCGGACCGGTACGGCGGCGCAGTTATTCAATCACGTTGAAGAGCCGTTTATCTATATGAACCCGGATGATATGTCGCGCCGCCTGATTAAGGATGGCGATATTGTCAGGGTCGGCAACAAGCGCGGCAGCCTGGTGCTGCCGGTAAAAGCTTCCAATGATATTCAGGTGACCCAGACTTACATTCCCATGCATTGGGGCAGCGAGTTTATGAACGGGCTGGGGGTCAACGCCATGATGCCACCATTGTTCGACAAGATATCAAAACAGCCAGAGCTGAAGCACACGGCGATCAAGGTGGAGAAGTTGACCTTGCCCTGGCGCATGACCGTCATGCGCGCAATCAGGGATCTGTCATCGCTGCAGAAGATACGCGCTTTGCTGCCGAGGTTTCAATACGCGACCTGTGGCCTGTTTGGCCGCCAGCAGCATGGTTACGCCGGCATGCTCATATTCAAGGCGGCCAATGATGAATCGCCGGACCTGTCACTGATTGCCGAGATCGATGCGATCCTGGATATGACCGATGATATGCCGCTGCTGAATTACCAGGATGATAAACGCGGCATCAGTAAACGTATCCTGGTTGAATCGACGGGAGATGAAGGTTCGGTCAAGAAAGTGACTGGTATCCGCCTGGTCGGTGAAACCATTGCTTCAGACTGGCTGAAAGAGGCCATGACCTCCGGTGAGTTCACTGCAGAAGTCAGAAGATGGGCGCTGGCACCTTTGAGTGCGCCGCCGTCTGGCCATTCCGGACGGGGCAAGGTAGTCTGCAGCTGCCTGGATGTGTCAGAGAATGAAATCATCGATGCCGTATCAAGAGGGGCGGACCTGATCACATTGCAAAACAAGCTCAAATGCGGAACGCAATGCGGCTCGTGCGTGCCGGAGCTTAAAAAACTGATCACCGTGCACGGCAAAGCTTGA